A genome region from Arachidicoccus soli includes the following:
- a CDS encoding UDP-2,3-diacylglucosamine diphosphatase → MQKRNLDVVVISDVHLGTYGCHATELVNYLKSVKPKLLILNGDIIDGWQFSKRYFPKAHFAVIKQIMSLISKDTRVVYITGNHDEVLRKYSDMQFGNLSLTDKFILKIGDKKMWIFHGDVFDNTTKGSAKILAKLGGKGYDLLILLNRAINFILNKFGREKISFSKKIKNSVKKAVKYINNFENTIAELAIENNFDYVICGHIHQPCEKVFSTDKGKVIYLNSGDWVENLTALEFSNGEWNLFTYSPADFEINSIDKNTPEEDLHIFSEKVDYIF, encoded by the coding sequence TTGCAAAAGAGAAACCTCGATGTGGTAGTTATTTCAGATGTTCACCTTGGCACTTACGGTTGTCACGCTACCGAACTGGTAAATTATTTGAAAAGTGTAAAGCCCAAATTACTTATTCTAAACGGTGATATTATCGACGGCTGGCAATTTTCTAAAAGATATTTCCCAAAAGCACACTTTGCTGTCATCAAGCAAATCATGAGTCTTATTTCCAAAGACACACGCGTAGTTTATATTACAGGAAATCATGATGAAGTGTTACGAAAATATTCAGATATGCAATTTGGCAATCTCTCTCTAACTGATAAGTTTATTTTAAAGATTGGTGACAAAAAAATGTGGATTTTCCACGGCGATGTTTTTGACAATACGACTAAGGGCAGCGCAAAAATTTTGGCTAAACTGGGTGGTAAGGGATATGACTTATTGATATTATTAAACCGTGCTATTAATTTCATTCTGAATAAATTCGGGAGAGAAAAAATATCCTTCTCAAAGAAAATAAAAAATAGCGTAAAGAAAGCCGTGAAATATATCAACAACTTTGAGAACACCATTGCAGAGTTAGCCATTGAAAATAATTTTGATTATGTAATATGTGGACATATTCATCAACCTTGCGAAAAAGTATTTTCCACAGATAAAGGGAAAGTAATTTATTTAAATTCCGGAGACTGGGTTGAAAACCTTACTGCACTAGAATTCTCAAATGGAGAATGGAACTTATTTACCTATTCCCCTGCTGATTTTGAAATTAACTCAATAGATAAAAATACGCCGGAAGAAGATCTACATATATTCTCCGAAAAGGTAGATTATATATTTTAA
- the lepA gene encoding translation elongation factor 4, giving the protein MKQIRNFCIIAHIDHGKSTLADRLLEHTHTIGEREMMNQVLDDMDLEREKGITIKSKAIQMEYVVDKIGYTFNLIDTPGHVDFSYEVSRALAACEGALLLVDATQGIQAQTISNLYLAIENNLEIIPVINKIDMDGAMIPEVKDQIIDLIGCKEEDILLASGKSGIGIEEILHAIVARIPSPTGDEKAPLQALIFDSVFNSFRGIIAYFRVYNGTIKKGDKIKFINTGEEYYADEVGKLGIGMIPTKEVKAGDVGYIITGIKNAKEVKVGDTITLPANPGTSIKGFEEVKPMVFAGIFPVVTEDFEELRDCMEKLQLNDASLTFELETSQALGFGFRCGFLGLLHMEIIQERLEREFNQTVITTVPNVSFIAYTTRNEKITVNNPGQMPETTKLDRIEEPFIRAQIITQADYTGNILTLCLGKRGILINQTYLTQTRVELTFEMPLTEIVFDFYDKLKSQTRGYASFDYTPLDYRASDIVKMDILLNNEKVDALSALIHRSRSQDFGRKLCEKLKELLPRQQFQIAIQAAIGAKIISRENISAMRKDVTAKCYGGDISRKRKLLEKQKEGKKRMRQIGNVEVPQEAFLAVLKLDD; this is encoded by the coding sequence ATGAAGCAAATTAGAAATTTCTGCATTATTGCACATATTGACCACGGTAAAAGTACACTTGCAGACCGTTTATTGGAACACACCCATACAATTGGTGAGCGAGAAATGATGAATCAAGTACTCGACGACATGGATTTAGAACGTGAGAAAGGCATTACCATTAAGAGTAAAGCTATTCAAATGGAGTATGTTGTTGACAAGATTGGATACACTTTTAATTTGATTGATACACCGGGTCACGTAGATTTCAGCTATGAAGTCAGCCGCGCCTTAGCTGCCTGCGAAGGAGCCCTGTTATTAGTGGATGCCACCCAGGGCATACAAGCACAAACTATCAGTAACTTATATTTAGCTATTGAGAATAATCTGGAAATCATTCCTGTTATCAACAAGATTGATATGGATGGAGCTATGATTCCCGAAGTAAAAGATCAAATAATTGATTTAATTGGCTGCAAAGAAGAGGATATATTATTGGCCAGCGGCAAATCAGGAATCGGTATTGAAGAAATTTTGCATGCGATAGTGGCTAGAATCCCCTCTCCAACAGGAGATGAAAAAGCTCCGTTACAAGCACTCATTTTTGATAGTGTTTTCAATAGTTTCCGAGGAATCATTGCTTATTTCCGTGTTTATAATGGTACCATAAAAAAGGGGGACAAAATAAAATTCATCAACACAGGCGAAGAATATTATGCTGATGAAGTAGGAAAGTTAGGTATTGGAATGATTCCTACAAAAGAGGTAAAAGCCGGGGATGTGGGCTATATCATTACAGGCATCAAGAATGCAAAAGAAGTGAAAGTGGGTGATACCATTACGCTTCCGGCAAACCCGGGGACCTCTATCAAAGGTTTTGAAGAAGTAAAGCCAATGGTTTTTGCCGGAATCTTTCCGGTAGTCACTGAAGACTTTGAAGAACTACGTGATTGTATGGAGAAACTGCAATTGAATGACGCTTCATTAACCTTTGAGTTAGAAACATCACAAGCATTGGGCTTTGGTTTTCGTTGCGGATTCTTGGGCTTATTGCATATGGAGATCATTCAAGAAAGATTAGAACGTGAATTTAATCAAACAGTTATCACTACTGTACCTAACGTAAGTTTTATTGCCTATACCACACGAAACGAAAAAATCACGGTAAATAATCCCGGACAAATGCCCGAGACAACCAAGCTTGATAGAATTGAAGAGCCATTTATTCGTGCACAAATAATAACACAGGCAGACTATACCGGGAATATTTTGACACTTTGTTTGGGCAAACGAGGCATTTTGATTAATCAAACTTATCTCACGCAAACACGCGTAGAGCTTACCTTCGAGATGCCTTTGACTGAAATTGTATTTGACTTTTATGATAAATTAAAAAGCCAAACACGTGGTTATGCTTCCTTCGATTACACCCCTCTTGATTACCGAGCCAGTGATATTGTCAAAATGGATATCCTTCTCAACAACGAAAAAGTAGATGCCTTAAGTGCATTGATTCATAGAAGCCGCTCACAAGATTTTGGTAGAAAACTTTGTGAAAAACTAAAAGAATTATTACCACGTCAACAATTCCAAATTGCAATCCAAGCAGCGATAGGTGCCAAAATAATCTCTCGAGAAAACATCAGCGCCATGAGAAAAGATGTAACGGCCAAATGTTACGGAGGCGATATATCACGTAAACGTAAGTTGTTGGAAAAACAAAAAGAGGGCAAGAAACGTATGCGTCAAATAGGCAATGTAGAAGTGCCGCAAGAAGCATTCTTAGCCGTCCTGAAGCTGGACGATTAA
- a CDS encoding transposase, producing MDANSSAISRFKAQANKFSGILSKGLGKTTGRLIKELIYGIQACKDIKISNIARSLQEDIKLIKTEDRLCRNLAAEDFSNHINEQIIRLGDDKITDEMVIAIDPGDITKPYAKAMENLCGVYDGSEGVGAQGYHLCQVTAANLEHNKIVPLYCEAYSSLEKDYVSGTKKITDTIDKVIQKTGTSGVWAIDRGGDCNEIIQHFTSNDLNFVTRLKLNRWLLTKNKNGGIVAVKADRLETHATLPYKAQINKIEDGKETVINITFGIQRCALFDTPGQWFNVVIIKGFGQHPMVLLSNLEPQNTEPKEVYKIVEIYLTRWKCDECYRYIKQSYNLEDIRVRSYNGIRNLVAIINAIAYFTSIYLGMNLKLKLMVQKVFILSKRFFGIPSFFNYAMADGIFELLKKTKAGIFTHNKKDNPPQRYLLSLFPE from the coding sequence ATGGATGCAAACTCTTCTGCTATCAGCCGTTTCAAGGCACAAGCTAATAAATTTTCGGGAATCTTGAGCAAGGGCTTAGGCAAAACTACCGGTAGGCTTATCAAAGAGCTTATTTACGGCATACAGGCTTGCAAAGACATTAAAATATCCAACATAGCCCGAAGCCTGCAAGAGGATATTAAACTGATAAAAACGGAGGATAGGCTGTGCCGGAATTTGGCAGCCGAAGATTTTAGTAATCATATCAACGAGCAAATCATCCGCCTTGGCGATGATAAAATTACTGATGAAATGGTAATAGCCATTGATCCCGGCGACATTACCAAACCCTACGCCAAGGCTATGGAAAATCTTTGTGGGGTGTACGATGGCAGCGAAGGTGTAGGGGCACAGGGTTACCATTTGTGCCAAGTAACTGCCGCCAATTTGGAACACAATAAAATAGTACCGCTGTATTGCGAAGCTTATTCCAGCCTAGAAAAAGATTATGTAAGTGGCACAAAGAAAATAACGGACACCATTGACAAAGTAATACAAAAGACAGGTACATCGGGCGTTTGGGCAATTGACAGAGGAGGCGATTGCAATGAAATCATACAACACTTTACAAGCAATGATTTAAACTTTGTAACTAGGCTAAAGCTGAACCGGTGGCTATTAACCAAAAACAAAAATGGCGGCATCGTAGCCGTGAAGGCAGATAGGTTAGAAACCCACGCCACACTGCCATACAAGGCACAAATAAACAAAATTGAAGATGGTAAAGAAACGGTAATAAATATTACATTTGGTATTCAAAGATGTGCTTTGTTCGACACGCCCGGCCAGTGGTTCAATGTAGTCATCATCAAAGGTTTTGGGCAGCATCCTATGGTACTTTTGAGCAACCTGGAACCCCAAAATACAGAACCCAAAGAAGTGTATAAGATAGTGGAAATATATCTTACAAGATGGAAATGCGATGAATGTTACCGCTACATCAAACAAAGCTATAATTTAGAGGACATAAGGGTTAGAAGCTACAACGGCATCCGAAACTTAGTTGCCATCATTAACGCTATTGCTTACTTTACAAGTATATATTTGGGAATGAATTTAAAGCTAAAATTAATGGTGCAAAAAGTGTTTATTTTATCAAAACGCTTCTTTGGGATACCTTCGTTTTTTAACTATGCAATGGCAGATGGAATCTTTGAATTGCTCAAAAAAACAAAAGCAGGTATCTTTACCCATAACAAAAAGGACAATCCTCCACAAAGATACCTGCTGAGCTTATTCCCCGAATGA
- a CDS encoding DeoR/GlpR family DNA-binding transcription regulator, translated as MCTAIIGLPDSSDHLPVLGLRCLRAQAERILDEISCGILFLGVDGIDLDFGLSITNLAEANLNKKMIESAQIVAILADSTKFGRRGLGKVCELDQVQFIITDEGISPGTLRKLNERGIKILIAHSS; from the coding sequence GTGTGTACAGCTATAATCGGCTTACCCGATTCTTCGGATCACTTACCCGTTTTAGGGCTAAGATGCTTAAGAGCACAAGCCGAACGGATTTTAGATGAAATATCCTGTGGCATTTTATTTCTTGGTGTTGATGGAATTGACCTGGATTTTGGCCTATCTATTACCAATTTAGCAGAGGCAAATTTGAACAAAAAAATGATTGAATCAGCACAAATTGTTGCAATACTAGCAGATAGCACCAAATTTGGGAGGCGTGGTCTGGGGAAGGTGTGCGAACTAGATCAAGTACAATTTATCATTACAGATGAAGGCATCTCCCCGGGCACTCTGAGAAAGCTAAATGAACGCGGGATAAAAATTCTTATTGCACATTCTAGCTAA
- a CDS encoding SDR family oxidoreductase translates to MSKTILITGASSGFGKETAKIFQQKGWNVVATMRSPENEHELNKLENVLVTRLDVQDPESIQNAANETIQHFGSIDVLVNNAGFGLMGVFESATPEQIRKQYAINVFGLMDVTQAVLPQMRQQGSGTIINISSFGGQVGLPIGTLYNSSKFAVEGFSESLSHEVAKLGIKVKIIEPGAVSTNFRNGMEMIKNEIPEYMPIIGKFFERYQSTTAHLPKAAPEDVAKAIYEAATDDKAQLRYIIGEDAQFHIDTKFKNSDPEFVQVMRDRFIN, encoded by the coding sequence ATGAGTAAAACAATTTTGATTACAGGTGCCTCATCTGGCTTTGGAAAGGAAACAGCTAAAATATTTCAACAAAAAGGCTGGAACGTAGTGGCTACCATGCGTTCGCCTGAAAATGAACACGAACTTAACAAATTAGAAAATGTATTGGTTACCCGTCTGGATGTACAGGACCCGGAATCCATTCAAAATGCCGCAAACGAAACGATTCAGCATTTTGGTAGCATCGATGTATTGGTTAACAATGCCGGTTTTGGATTAATGGGCGTCTTTGAATCCGCTACGCCGGAACAAATCCGTAAACAATATGCTATCAATGTGTTTGGACTAATGGATGTTACCCAGGCTGTGTTACCCCAAATGCGCCAGCAAGGCAGCGGCACCATCATTAACATATCTTCCTTTGGAGGGCAGGTAGGGTTACCAATAGGGACTTTGTATAACAGTAGTAAATTTGCTGTGGAAGGTTTTTCGGAATCGCTCTCCCATGAAGTTGCCAAATTGGGTATAAAGGTCAAAATCATCGAACCGGGTGCCGTCTCTACCAATTTCAGGAATGGCATGGAAATGATTAAAAATGAAATCCCCGAGTACATGCCAATTATAGGCAAGTTTTTTGAGCGTTATCAATCAACAACAGCACATTTGCCTAAAGCTGCACCTGAAGATGTAGCCAAAGCGATATACGAAGCTGCAACAGACGACAAAGCGCAACTTCGTTATATCATCGGTGAAGATGCACAGTTTCATATCGATACTAAATTTAAAAATAGTGATCCGGAGTTTGTCCAAGTCATGCGCGATCGTTTTATAAATTAG
- a CDS encoding helix-turn-helix domain-containing protein, which produces MMQEKYIDVHTISEIHELWGCGKPRHPLVTVIDLMKYHFRGSRNGLRYRLGFYTIFCKKFSGVLGYGRSYYDFSEGSLMFTAPGQATTPVSAPSLEEGRALFFHPDLIHHCPLGQKMGQYSFFNYKSNEALHVLEEEKFALFDCIKKIEQECSQNVDKHTQTLIQNNIEMLLNYCSRFYDRQFYTREKVNTDVVQAFEKLLKAHFAQDTLIHIGLPGVKTFAEQLHLSPNYLSDLLQKFTGKTTQEHIHLQLIDKAKTLLWSTSMAVSEIAYTLGFENPPHFTRLFKQKTGYSPSEFRNLN; this is translated from the coding sequence ATGATGCAGGAAAAATATATTGATGTCCATACTATTAGCGAAATACACGAGTTGTGGGGATGCGGTAAGCCCCGGCATCCGCTGGTTACAGTAATAGACCTGATGAAATATCATTTTCGTGGTAGCAGGAATGGACTTCGCTACCGGTTGGGCTTCTATACTATTTTCTGCAAAAAATTCAGTGGTGTACTGGGCTATGGCCGGTCGTATTACGACTTTAGCGAGGGTTCGCTCATGTTTACTGCGCCCGGCCAGGCAACCACTCCTGTATCCGCGCCCTCACTTGAAGAAGGCCGGGCGCTGTTCTTCCATCCTGACCTGATCCATCACTGCCCACTCGGTCAAAAGATGGGACAGTATTCCTTCTTTAATTACAAATCAAATGAGGCTTTGCATGTATTGGAAGAAGAAAAATTTGCATTATTCGACTGTATCAAAAAGATTGAACAGGAATGTAGCCAGAACGTTGATAAACATACCCAGACCTTAATCCAGAATAACATCGAAATGTTGCTGAATTATTGCAGCCGTTTTTACGACCGTCAATTTTATACCCGTGAAAAAGTCAATACAGACGTCGTGCAGGCTTTCGAAAAGCTATTAAAGGCCCACTTTGCTCAGGACACACTGATCCATATTGGCCTTCCAGGTGTTAAGACTTTTGCGGAACAATTGCACCTGTCGCCAAATTATCTTTCGGACCTGTTACAAAAATTCACGGGAAAAACAACCCAGGAGCATATCCATTTGCAATTGATCGATAAAGCAAAAACGTTGCTTTGGAGTACCAGTATGGCTGTTAGCGAGATCGCTTATACGCTTGGCTTTGAAAACCCGCCACATTTTACGCGGCTATTCAAGCAAAAGACTGGCTACTCGCCAAGCGAATTCCGTAACCTCAATTAA
- a CDS encoding NAD(P)-dependent oxidoreductase, giving the protein MKVLVLGANGGTGRLVVSHAIGMGYEVSVFVRHASLFYPAGVKVIIGDVLNPENVLGAMHCQDAVIECIGGNAPWMKQKLERKAMKNIVAAMKAAGTRRLLVISAMGVAESAKHSPWWYRFFVVPTFLRGIIADKKAMERIIRESTLDWIIARPPILTHGTASGNVKVLGPKNKGHMITRADLAMWLVKQLESE; this is encoded by the coding sequence ATGAAGGTGCTTGTGCTTGGGGCAAATGGTGGAACCGGACGGTTAGTTGTTAGCCACGCAATTGGAATGGGCTATGAAGTAAGTGTATTTGTCCGACATGCCAGCTTATTTTATCCGGCTGGTGTAAAGGTCATTATAGGCGACGTTTTAAATCCAGAAAACGTACTTGGCGCTATGCATTGTCAGGATGCCGTGATAGAATGTATTGGCGGAAATGCGCCATGGATGAAGCAGAAATTGGAGCGCAAAGCCATGAAAAATATCGTGGCCGCGATGAAAGCGGCGGGAACACGGCGGTTGTTAGTTATATCTGCGATGGGCGTTGCCGAGAGCGCAAAGCATTCCCCGTGGTGGTACCGTTTTTTTGTTGTCCCGACATTTCTTAGGGGTATAATAGCCGATAAAAAAGCGATGGAAAGAATTATACGGGAAAGCACTCTGGACTGGATAATCGCACGCCCTCCGATCCTAACGCATGGGACGGCGAGCGGAAACGTAAAAGTGCTGGGGCCGAAAAACAAAGGGCACATGATTACGAGGGCCGATCTGGCAATGTGGCTGGTGAAACAGTTGGAGAGTGAATAA
- a CDS encoding Fic family protein encodes MATPRERFVEALTFLKGLQEKGVVGIHTTDMPNAKQRQLLVKNGFIREVAKGWYIATNPVEIAGETTAWYSSYWEFIVQFLHHKYGDNWCLSADQSLLLHAGNWSVPQQLIVRSPDGNNKPTPLPHNTSLFNMKTDIPAAGQIITEKGIRMYSLQTSLIYTGVTAYTRNAIDVRAALSMIRDASELLPVLLENGHTTLAGRLAGAFRNIGRSKIADQIVDTFKQADYDIREEDPFETKLELKLSARERSPYANRIRLMWVQMREAVIANFPPSPGIHADHEAFLKDIDEIYITDAYHSLSIERYRVTPDLIAKVSSGEWNAGENEEDRKQRDTMAARGYYQAFLAVKNSVKEILEGANAGTQADMDHGKWYRQLFDPSVEAGLLKIADLAGYRNHQVYIGNSKHVPLNVDALRDAMPTLFELLEEEEEASVRVVLGHFIFVFIHPYMDGNGRMGRFLMNAMLASGGYPWTVIPVERRDEYMQALESASVNQDIAPFAAFLGYLVNQGMKGTAVAQLPHQ; translated from the coding sequence ATGGCAACACCAAGAGAACGATTTGTAGAAGCCCTCACTTTTCTAAAGGGCTTGCAGGAAAAAGGTGTGGTAGGTATCCATACCACGGACATGCCTAATGCGAAGCAACGCCAGCTATTAGTAAAAAACGGCTTCATCAGAGAAGTTGCCAAGGGCTGGTATATCGCCACCAATCCCGTTGAGATAGCCGGAGAAACCACCGCCTGGTACAGCTCTTACTGGGAATTTATCGTGCAGTTTTTACATCACAAATATGGCGACAACTGGTGCTTGTCTGCCGACCAGTCCCTTTTGCTCCATGCAGGTAATTGGTCGGTACCGCAACAATTGATTGTACGGTCGCCGGACGGTAACAATAAGCCAACGCCGTTGCCGCATAATACATCGCTGTTTAACATGAAAACCGATATTCCGGCAGCCGGCCAGATTATTACCGAGAAAGGCATCCGCATGTACAGCCTGCAAACATCACTTATTTACACCGGGGTCACTGCATACACCCGTAATGCGATAGATGTGCGTGCTGCATTATCGATGATACGGGACGCATCGGAACTGCTGCCGGTATTATTGGAGAATGGGCACACCACTCTCGCCGGCCGTTTGGCGGGCGCTTTCCGTAACATTGGACGGAGCAAAATAGCCGACCAGATTGTCGATACTTTCAAACAAGCCGATTATGATATCCGGGAGGAAGACCCTTTTGAAACCAAACTGGAATTGAAGCTGTCGGCACGGGAGCGCTCCCCTTATGCTAATCGTATTCGGCTGATGTGGGTGCAGATGCGCGAAGCGGTCATTGCTAACTTCCCCCCATCGCCGGGCATCCATGCAGACCATGAGGCATTCCTGAAAGATATTGACGAGATTTATATAACGGATGCCTACCACTCACTGTCAATTGAACGATACAGGGTAACACCAGACCTTATAGCCAAAGTAAGTTCAGGGGAATGGAATGCCGGGGAAAACGAAGAGGACCGCAAGCAGCGGGATACCATGGCAGCCAGGGGCTATTACCAGGCATTCCTGGCAGTTAAAAATAGCGTAAAGGAGATATTGGAAGGAGCCAACGCAGGTACGCAAGCGGATATGGACCACGGCAAATGGTACAGGCAACTGTTTGACCCCAGCGTAGAGGCAGGGCTACTAAAAATTGCAGACTTAGCCGGTTATCGTAACCATCAGGTATATATCGGCAATTCCAAACACGTACCGTTAAATGTGGATGCCTTACGGGATGCCATGCCTACATTATTCGAATTACTGGAAGAAGAAGAAGAGGCCTCGGTACGGGTCGTACTGGGGCACTTTATATTCGTGTTCATACATCCATATATGGATGGGAATGGCCGCATGGGACGCTTTCTGATGAATGCCATGCTGGCATCAGGCGGATATCCATGGACGGTAATACCTGTGGAAAGGCGTGATGAATATATGCAGGCTTTAGAAAGCGCCAGCGTAAATCAGGATATTGCGCCCTTCGCCGCTTTCCTGGGCTACCTTGTTAATCAGGGCATGAAGGGCACAGCAGTAGCTCAGTTACCGCATCAGTAG
- a CDS encoding helix-turn-helix domain-containing protein, which translates to MTFKRHSKIGVSPHLQLVEKAKTLLWNTSKSISEIAFDLGFEYPSHFSKVFKNRTGISPLEFRQSLN; encoded by the coding sequence TTGACATTCAAAAGACACTCAAAAATTGGGGTAAGTCCACATTTGCAATTGGTAGAAAAAGCAAAAACACTTTTATGGAATACCAGCAAAAGTATAAGCGAGATTGCCTTTGATTTAGGATTTGAATATCCGTCACATTTTTCAAAGGTTTTCAAAAACAGGACAGGAATATCGCCTTTGGAATTTCGACAGTCATTAAACTAA
- a CDS encoding glycosyltransferase family 2 protein has product MNPPPLVAIVILNFNGEKYLEKFLPTVLASEYSNFKVVVADNASSDDSISYLKEHFPSVDIIILEKNFGFAEGYNQALNQVQADYFVLLNSDIEVTSNWISPIIDLMEKDKQIAICQPKILAYNHKTHFEYAGAAGGWIDFLGYPFARGRVFEMLEEDQNQYSNNTEIFWATGAAMFIKANIYIKLGGLYGFFFAHQEEIDLCWRAQLAGYKIACCTSSVVYHVGGGTLPKGHRKTFLNFRNNLIMLSRNLPLREKLWKMPVRLILDGVFGGKCFFSGDFDSVKAILKAHRAYYHWCLKIHDWHTYPKKNMNKLSGVSKRSIVWRYFIAGKKIFKEIF; this is encoded by the coding sequence ATGAATCCACCACCACTCGTTGCTATTGTAATTTTAAATTTTAATGGGGAAAAATATTTAGAAAAATTTCTTCCTACCGTGTTGGCGTCCGAATATTCCAATTTTAAAGTGGTGGTAGCCGACAACGCCTCTAGCGACGACTCCATTTCTTACCTAAAAGAACATTTTCCATCTGTAGATATTATTATTTTAGAAAAGAATTTTGGTTTTGCAGAAGGGTACAACCAAGCACTCAATCAAGTTCAAGCCGATTATTTTGTACTCCTTAATTCTGATATTGAAGTTACCTCAAACTGGATCTCTCCTATTATAGATTTGATGGAGAAAGATAAGCAAATAGCAATTTGCCAACCCAAAATACTAGCTTATAACCATAAAACCCATTTTGAATATGCAGGCGCAGCAGGTGGTTGGATTGATTTTTTAGGGTATCCATTTGCACGCGGTAGGGTTTTTGAAATGTTGGAAGAGGATCAGAACCAGTATAGTAACAATACTGAAATATTCTGGGCGACTGGTGCAGCGATGTTTATAAAAGCAAATATATATATAAAACTCGGTGGCCTTTATGGTTTTTTCTTTGCGCATCAGGAAGAGATAGATTTATGTTGGCGCGCTCAATTGGCAGGCTATAAAATAGCTTGCTGTACTTCTTCAGTAGTATATCATGTAGGGGGTGGCACTTTACCAAAGGGGCATCGAAAGACATTTTTAAATTTCAGAAATAATTTAATAATGCTTTCCAGGAACTTACCTCTTCGGGAAAAATTATGGAAAATGCCAGTTCGATTAATATTGGATGGTGTATTCGGAGGAAAATGTTTTTTTAGCGGTGATTTTGACTCTGTAAAAGCAATTTTAAAAGCACATAGAGCATACTATCATTGGTGTCTCAAAATACATGATTGGCATACATACCCAAAAAAGAATATGAATAAATTGTCGGGTGTATCGAAACGTTCGATTGTCTGGAGGTATTTCATTGCTGGAAAGAAAATATTTAAAGAGATTTTCTAA